From Carya illinoinensis cultivar Pawnee chromosome 5, C.illinoinensisPawnee_v1, whole genome shotgun sequence, one genomic window encodes:
- the LOC122310293 gene encoding MADS-box transcription factor 25-like has product MTRKKIQMKRIDNTTARQVTFSERRKCIFKKALELSTLCEAEIALIVIRATGKLFDYGSPSGSGATSFVEATTEVHGLLMGWPGGAWWFLAQGGSVVRKCWQWGYLTVGHLNASGGWQWPLHSTTRRERTSFSTDLFHNTLSARGSVDSEVSDLLLQLYL; this is encoded by the exons ATGACGAGAAAGAAAATTCAGATGAAGAGGATCGACAACACCACAGCACGGCAAGTGACTTTCTCTGAGAGGAGGAAGTGCATATTTAAAAAGGCTCTGGAGCTCTCAACTCTCTGCGAGGCTGAAATAGCGCTCATTGTCATAAGGGCTACCGGAAAGCTCTTTGATTATGGCAGCCCAag TGGTAGTGGGGCAACAAGCTTCGTGGAGGCTACGACTGAGGTTCACGGTTTGCTAATGGGCTGGCCAGGTGGTGCTTGGTGGTTCTTGGCACAGGGTGGCAGCGTTGTGCGGAAGTGTTGGCAGTGGGGCTATCTCACAGTGGGTCATCTCAATGCATCTGGTGGCTGGCAGTGGCCACTGCACAGTACGACAAGAAGAGAGAGAACGTCGTTCAGCACTGATCTG tttcataatacATTATCAGCACGAGGCTCTGTTGATTCTGAAGTTAGTgatcttctacttcaa ttatATCTGTGA
- the LOC122311128 gene encoding MLP-like protein 43, whose amino-acid sequence MSSSLSGKLSIETEAKSSAPALYEALAKRLYEAPKLCPTYIQKVDLVEGNWEEVGAVMNWHLLYEGKTVISKEIYEKIDDEKLSVTFKVIGGLLAEAYKSFKFVFQAIPKREGCLGRWIVEYEKLNAEIPDPKQMLQFSAGLTKEIDDNLIMIKSN is encoded by the exons atgtCTTCTTCTCTGTCTGGTAAGTTAAGTATTGAAACAGAGGCCAAGTCATCTGCTCCTGCTTTATACGAGGCTCTCGCGAAACGATTGTACGAGGCACCAAAACTTTGCCCTACCTATATACAGAAAGTTGATTTAGTAGAAGGTAACTGGGAAGAGGTGGGTGCTGTCATGAACTGGCATCTTTTATACG AGGGGAAAACTGTAATTTCCAAGGAGATATATGAGAAGATAGATGACGAAAAACTATCGGTCACTTTCAAGGTGATAGGAGGATTACTCGCAGAGGCATACAAAAGTTTCAAATTCGTTTTTCAGGCCATTCCAAAGAGAGAGGGATGCTTGGGCCGTTGGATTGTTGAATATGAGAAACTTAACGCGGAGATCCCAGATCCAAAACAAATGCTTCAGTTTTCAGCTGGTCTTACCAAAGAGATAGATGATAATCTTATCATGATCAAGAGCAATTAA